One region of Triticum aestivum cultivar Chinese Spring chromosome 6B, IWGSC CS RefSeq v2.1, whole genome shotgun sequence genomic DNA includes:
- the LOC123133729 gene encoding uncharacterized protein, whose protein sequence is MASSFHPSSGASQTLMPGPGSGSHGREGGMARRGKCGGVWDAAWAVGLLLPYSLAMLVLELLDAPTKYADPFQRPPLLRSRHPALSRSQRSTWMMSKRWMSLRILHEKKSTKQLKIAGLLVYVLW, encoded by the exons ATGGCCTCCTCCTTCCACCCCTCATCTGGCGCCTCCCAAACCCTAATGCCTGGCCCCGGCTCCGGCTCCCACGGGAGGGAAGGAGGAATGGCGAGGCGAGGCAAATGCGGTGGCGTATGGGACGCGGCGtgggcggtcggcctcctcctcccctactcCCTCGCCATGCTGGTTCTGGAGCTGCTCGATGCGCCGACCAAGTACGCCGACCCCTTCCAACGGCCTCCTCTCCTAAGGTCGCGGCACCCGGCACTGTCCAGATCCCAGAGGAGTACGTGGATGATGTCGAAGCGATGGATGTCACTCAG AATCCTCCACGAGAAGAAGTCCACAAAACAATTGAAGATTGCAGGGCTGCTGGTATACGTGTTATGGTGA